One window of the Cryptomeria japonica chromosome 7, Sugi_1.0, whole genome shotgun sequence genome contains the following:
- the LOC131054525 gene encoding protein HOTHEAD-like, protein MRVEFKFEYPYPFMTFDAAKAAARSYDYIVVGGGAAGCPLAATLSQHYSVLLLERGDSPYGNPDVEDFRAFFKLLGGPKNYPDVAQGFVSEDGMQLVRGRVLGGGTAINAGFYSRASSEYIGKMKWDKKLVNESYEWVEKLNVFKPEKLSTINSAIKDGLIEAGILPYNGYSLEHLEGTKIGASIFDKNGKRHTAADLLQYANPHNIVVLLNATASKVLFKKASGKPKAIGVNITSGIDGLHIQVLLNKLSTKNEVILSAGTLGSTQLLLLSGIGPVQQLKKLNIPIVLDLPSIGKNVQDNPIVNFIIESSKPLEFATTQVVGILDDSNLYIEPLSFPQQNNATNTQYLGFVADNGHSKILRFLGTALPKNISNDDSLAKFCKDTLSTIFHYHGGCQVDLVVDKRYQVKGVDNLRVVDGSIYKDSPGTNPQATTMMLGRYMGVNIIQGRMKT, encoded by the exons ATGCGGGTGGAGTTTAAATTCG AATACCCATATCCGTTCATGACATTTGATGCTGCAAAGGCGGCTGCAAGGAGTTATGATTACATTGTGGTTGGAGGAGGTGCAGCTGGGTGTCCCCTGGCTGCAACTCTCTCACAGCACTACTCTGTTTTGCTATTGGAGAGGGGAGACTCTCCCTATGGAAATCCCGATGTGGAGGATTTCAGAGCCTTTTTCAAGCTTTTGGGGGGTCCCAAAAATTATCCAGATGTAGCGCAGGGCTTTGTGTCAGAAGATGGAATGCAATTGGTAAGGGGGAGAGTTTTGGGAGGTGGAACAGCCATCAACGCTGGCTTCTACAGCAGGGCGAGCTCTGAATATATAGGGAAAATGAAATGGGATAAGAAACTTGTGAATGAATCGTATGAATGGGTGGAGAAGTTAAATGTCTTCAAACCAGAGAAGCTTTCTACTATTAATTCTGCTATCAAGGATGGGCTTATTGAAGCAGGAATTCTTCCATACAATGGATATAGTTTGGAACATTTGGAGGGCACCAAGATCGGTGCTTCAATTtttgacaagaatggaaagagaCATACAGCCGCAGATCTTCTCCAGTATGCAAATCCACACAATATTGTAGTTCTTCTGAATGCTACAGCCAGCAAAGTCCTTTTCAAGAAGGCATCAG GAAAGCCTAAGGCTATTGGAGTGAACATAACGAGTGGTATTGATGGTTTGCATATTCAAGTATTACTTAATAAATTGTCAACCAAGAATGAGGTGATTTTGTCAGCAGGAACTCTAGGCAGCACTCAACTTCTACTATTAAGTGGAATTGGTCCAGTACAACAACTTAAAAAGTTGAATATACCTATTGTTTTAGATTTACCCTCAATAGGAAAAAATGTTCAAGATAATCCTATTGTAAATTTCATAATAGAATCATCCAAACCACTTGAATTTGCTACTACACAAGTAGTAGGCATTCTAGATGATTCAAATCTCTACATTGAGCCTCTTAGCTTTCCCCAGCAAAATAATGCTACAAACACACAATATTTAGGTTTTGTTGCAG ATAATGGACATTCAAAAATACTTCGATTCTTGGGGACCGCATTGCCAAAGAATATATCAAATGATGATTCCTTGGCCAAGTTCTGCAAAGATACACTAAGTACAATTTTCCATTACCATGGGGGTTGTCAGGTTGATTTGGTtgttgacaaaagatatcaagtcAAAGGTGTTGATAATCTAAGAGTTGTGGATGGCTCAATCTATAAGGATTCTCCTGGCACTAATCCACAAGCCACTACCATGATGCTTGGAAG GTATATGGGAGTTAATATCATTCAAGGACGCATGAAGACCTAA